One stretch of Euphorbia lathyris chromosome 7, ddEupLath1.1, whole genome shotgun sequence DNA includes these proteins:
- the LOC136201555 gene encoding S-adenosylmethionine carrier 1, chloroplastic/mitochondrial-like isoform X1: MDSTSIHIPSLDKRQNCYANSLEINGCISQKKQRNLFASITAGEDKPFDFLGALLEGIVAGGTAGVVAEAALYPIDTIKTRLQAAHGGGKIMLKGLYSGLGGNLAGSLPASAIFVGVYEPLKQKLLKTLPENLSAVAHLTAGVVGGAISSIIRVPTEVVKQRLQTGQFASTSNAVRLIVAKDGFRGLYAGYGSFLLRDLPFDAVQFCIYEQLMMGYKIAAQRDLKGPEIALVGAFAGAITGAMTTPLDVVKTRLMVQVGSGHQYRGIFDCLKTISKEEGFHALLKGIGPRVVWIGIGGSIFFGVLEKTKQVLAQRCPKSAVSFKQN; the protein is encoded by the exons ATGGATTCAACCAGTATTCATATACCCTCTCTCG ATAAAAGACAAAACTGTTATGCAAATTCGTTAGAGATTAATGGGTGCATTTCTCAGAAGAAACAACGAAATCTTTTTGCATCAATCACAGCAGGAGAGGACAAGCCATTTGATTTTTTGGGTGCTTTATTAG AGGGCATTGTAGCTGGAGGCACTGCTGGTGTTGTTGCAGAAGCAGCTTTGTACCCAATTGACACTATTAAAACTAGACTTCAG GCTGCTCACGGTGGAGGAAAAATTATGTTGAAGGGCCTTTACTCTGGATTGGGTGGAAATCTGGCCGGATCTTTGCC GGCTTCTGCTATATTTGTTGGTGTATATGAACCCCTAAAACAGAAACTCCTAAAAACTCTGCCTGAAAACCTCAGTGCTGTTGCTCATCTT ACTGCAGGTGTTGTTGGTGGTGCCATTTCTTCTATTATTCGGGTGCCGACAGAG GTTGTTAAGCAAAGGCTGCAGACTGGGCAATTTGCTTCAACTTCTAATGCTGTTCGGCTTATTGTTGCTAAAGACGGTTTTAGAGGACTTTATGCG GGATACGGATCCTTCTTATTGCGAGATTTGCCTTTTGATGCTGTCCAGTTTTGCATCTATGAGCAACTCATGATGGGATATAAGATAGCT GCTCAAAGAGATCTTAAAGGCCCCGAGATTGCTTTAGTTGGTGCTTTTGCTG GTGCAATAACCGGAGCAATGACGACTCCACTTGATGTCGTAAAAACCAGATTAATGGTTCAGGTA GGTTCAGGACACCAGTACAGAGGGATTTTTGATTGTCTTAAGACTATCTCAAAAGAAGAGGGATTCCATGCTCTTCTCAAG GGTATTGGACCAAGAGTGGTTTGGATAGGCATTGGAGGTTCAATCTTCTTCGGTGTCCTTGAGAAGACAAAGCAGGTACTTGCTCAAAGGTGCCCAAAGTCGGCGGTCTCTTTCAAGCAAAACTAG
- the LOC136201555 gene encoding S-adenosylmethionine carrier 1, chloroplastic/mitochondrial-like isoform X2 codes for MDSTSIHIPSLDKRQNCYANSLEINGCISQKKQRNLFASITAGEDKPFDFLGALLEGIVAGGTAGVVAEAALYPIDTIKTRLQAAHGGGKIMLKGLYSGLGGNLAGSLPASAIFVGVYEPLKQKLLKTLPENLSAVAHLTAGVVGGAISSIIRVPTEVVKQRLQTGQFASTSNAVRLIVAKDGFRGLYAGYGSFLLRDLPFDAVQFCIYEQLMMGYKIAAQRDLKGPEIALVGAFAGAITGAMTTPLDVVKTRLMVQGSGHQYRGIFDCLKTISKEEGFHALLKGIGPRVVWIGIGGSIFFGVLEKTKQVLAQRCPKSAVSFKQN; via the exons ATGGATTCAACCAGTATTCATATACCCTCTCTCG ATAAAAGACAAAACTGTTATGCAAATTCGTTAGAGATTAATGGGTGCATTTCTCAGAAGAAACAACGAAATCTTTTTGCATCAATCACAGCAGGAGAGGACAAGCCATTTGATTTTTTGGGTGCTTTATTAG AGGGCATTGTAGCTGGAGGCACTGCTGGTGTTGTTGCAGAAGCAGCTTTGTACCCAATTGACACTATTAAAACTAGACTTCAG GCTGCTCACGGTGGAGGAAAAATTATGTTGAAGGGCCTTTACTCTGGATTGGGTGGAAATCTGGCCGGATCTTTGCC GGCTTCTGCTATATTTGTTGGTGTATATGAACCCCTAAAACAGAAACTCCTAAAAACTCTGCCTGAAAACCTCAGTGCTGTTGCTCATCTT ACTGCAGGTGTTGTTGGTGGTGCCATTTCTTCTATTATTCGGGTGCCGACAGAG GTTGTTAAGCAAAGGCTGCAGACTGGGCAATTTGCTTCAACTTCTAATGCTGTTCGGCTTATTGTTGCTAAAGACGGTTTTAGAGGACTTTATGCG GGATACGGATCCTTCTTATTGCGAGATTTGCCTTTTGATGCTGTCCAGTTTTGCATCTATGAGCAACTCATGATGGGATATAAGATAGCT GCTCAAAGAGATCTTAAAGGCCCCGAGATTGCTTTAGTTGGTGCTTTTGCTG GTGCAATAACCGGAGCAATGACGACTCCACTTGATGTCGTAAAAACCAGATTAATGGTTCAG GGTTCAGGACACCAGTACAGAGGGATTTTTGATTGTCTTAAGACTATCTCAAAAGAAGAGGGATTCCATGCTCTTCTCAAG GGTATTGGACCAAGAGTGGTTTGGATAGGCATTGGAGGTTCAATCTTCTTCGGTGTCCTTGAGAAGACAAAGCAGGTACTTGCTCAAAGGTGCCCAAAGTCGGCGGTCTCTTTCAAGCAAAACTAG